The Gemmatimonadota bacterium genome has a window encoding:
- a CDS encoding isopenicillin N synthase family oxygenase, translated as MSTDQAKQEQGITAVNQEYTQYDQVKKEQTYNLAEGGAKEEFDEETRIRTCDMSLFHHGGPEGRAQFARDIGEAMEGIGFVILENHEIPPSLYEEAERKVAEFFTDTPMADKMKYEAERHGSVNQGYFPIKQTSRMHPDLVEGWVFCRRAFNLGENPDYRETEYWPAAGYEPFFRQIIQHHENLILPLMQSILAYLGCDPSLYDEKLTRTNFGFRLNYYPPITKEDDESGAGRMLGHEDVDLFTILPSHGVDGLQVLNRENMKWIRLNPPEGSIIINTGDYMQRITNDRLPSTTHRVSKPQDASLFGSARVSIPMAVYVWEEEMLEVLPNTGEPKYEPISAVQFHTRTTSKYYGDDYAVDDD; from the coding sequence ATGAGCACCGATCAGGCCAAACAGGAACAGGGCATTACGGCGGTAAACCAGGAATACACGCAGTACGACCAGGTGAAGAAGGAACAGACCTACAACCTGGCCGAAGGTGGGGCGAAAGAAGAATTCGACGAGGAAACGCGGATCCGGACCTGCGACATGAGCCTCTTCCACCACGGCGGCCCGGAGGGCAGGGCGCAGTTCGCCCGGGACATCGGCGAGGCCATGGAGGGCATCGGCTTCGTGATCCTCGAGAACCACGAAATCCCGCCCAGCCTGTACGAGGAGGCCGAGCGCAAGGTGGCCGAGTTCTTCACGGACACGCCCATGGCGGACAAGATGAAGTACGAAGCCGAGCGTCACGGTTCGGTCAACCAGGGCTATTTCCCCATCAAGCAGACCAGCCGGATGCATCCCGACCTCGTCGAGGGCTGGGTCTTCTGCCGGCGGGCATTCAACCTGGGCGAGAACCCGGACTACCGCGAGACGGAGTACTGGCCCGCAGCCGGTTACGAACCGTTCTTCCGGCAGATCATCCAGCACCACGAGAACCTGATCCTGCCCCTCATGCAGAGCATCCTCGCCTACCTGGGCTGCGATCCGTCCCTCTACGACGAGAAGCTCACCCGGACGAACTTCGGCTTCCGGCTCAACTACTACCCGCCCATCACCAAAGAGGACGACGAATCCGGGGCCGGCCGCATGCTGGGCCACGAGGACGTGGACCTGTTCACCATCCTGCCTTCCCACGGGGTGGACGGCCTGCAGGTGCTCAACCGCGAGAACATGAAGTGGATCCGCCTCAATCCCCCGGAAGGCAGCATCATCATCAACACGGGCGACTACATGCAGCGGATCACCAACGACCGCCTGCCCTCCACCACGCACCGGGTCAGCAAGCCGCAGGACGCCAGCCTCTTCGGCTCCGCTCGTGTCAGCATCCCCATGGCCGTCTACGTTTGGGAGGAGGAGATGCTCGAGGTACTGCCCAACACGGGCGAGCCCAAGTACGAACCCATCTCGGCGGTCCAGTTCCACACCCGCACCACGAGCAAGTACTACGGCGACGACTACGCGGTGGATGATGACTAG
- a CDS encoding SAM-dependent DNA methyltransferase codes for MALKKSQLYSSLWQSCDELRGGMDASQYKDYVLTLLFMKYVSDKATKDPNMLILVPEGGSFADIVKLVGDKEIGDKINTVIATLAEANELVGVIDQADFNDENKLGSGKEMQDRLSRLVAIFDSLDFGANRADGDDLLGDAYEYLMMHFATESGKSKGQFYTPAEVSRIMAQVIGIGPDTRQDQTLYDPTCGSGSLLLRAADEAPRGISVYGQEMDNATFALARMNIILHGHETAVVWRGNTLAAPYFTSENDRLKTFDFAVANPPFSAKAWSNGLDPANDEFGRFGYGIPPARNGDYAFLLHLIASLNSKGKGAIILPHGVLFRGNREADIRKNLIQRGYIKGIVGLPPNLFYGTGIPACILVLDKESAHSRGGIFMIDASKGFRKDGNKNRLRAQDIHRIVDVFIRQIELPRYSRMVPTAEIASTANDYNLNIPRYIDSNEPEDLHDLDAHLRGGIPDRDLDALGVYWDVFPSLRRTLFVGNGREGYSESRIETGQVKAAILDHEEFRSYQARVSVVLDDWCKAHEAVLKGLETGANPREIIRTLAEDLLARFADMPLLDPYDLYQRLMDYWDETMQDDVYLITTDGWNETIRPRSIIEDNGRKIKEAPDLTIKRVKYKMDLLPPELIVSRYFGSQQTTIETLQAKQEIDSRELEEFVEEHTGEEGLLADVVNDKGKVTKSSVTQRFKAIQFEPESEEEQDALKQCRTLIEAVIKVTKAVKVAQELLDEKVLSRYTTLTENEIRTLVVEDKWFASIRAAIEDEVQGLTQQLAGRVTELEERYTRPLPELERDVETFGSTVEGHLKRMGISL; via the coding sequence ATGGCCCTGAAGAAGTCCCAACTGTATTCCTCTCTTTGGCAAAGCTGCGATGAACTGCGTGGTGGCATGGACGCCTCTCAGTACAAGGATTACGTCCTTACACTGCTATTCATGAAGTACGTCTCCGACAAGGCGACCAAAGACCCAAACATGCTTATCCTAGTGCCAGAGGGAGGGAGTTTCGCCGACATTGTAAAGCTGGTTGGCGATAAAGAGATCGGCGATAAGATAAACACGGTGATCGCCACGCTCGCAGAAGCAAACGAATTGGTAGGCGTCATAGATCAAGCGGATTTCAACGACGAGAACAAACTAGGGTCCGGCAAAGAGATGCAGGACAGGCTCTCCAGGCTCGTCGCCATATTCGACAGCCTGGATTTCGGCGCAAACCGGGCTGATGGGGATGATCTCCTCGGCGACGCCTACGAGTATCTGATGATGCACTTCGCCACGGAATCCGGCAAGAGCAAGGGACAGTTCTACACGCCGGCCGAGGTCTCGCGCATCATGGCCCAGGTGATCGGCATCGGACCAGATACCCGGCAGGATCAGACCCTCTACGACCCGACCTGCGGTTCAGGTTCGCTCCTACTCAGGGCCGCCGATGAAGCGCCGCGCGGCATTTCCGTCTACGGCCAGGAGATGGACAACGCCACCTTTGCGCTGGCGCGGATGAACATAATCCTGCATGGTCACGAGACCGCCGTAGTCTGGCGAGGCAACACCCTTGCCGCTCCGTATTTCACGAGCGAGAACGACCGTCTCAAGACCTTTGACTTTGCCGTTGCCAATCCGCCCTTTTCCGCCAAGGCCTGGTCCAATGGTCTTGATCCGGCCAACGACGAGTTCGGGCGTTTTGGCTACGGTATCCCACCTGCCAGGAACGGCGACTACGCCTTTCTTCTTCACCTCATTGCGTCGCTCAACAGCAAGGGCAAAGGCGCGATCATCTTGCCGCACGGCGTACTGTTCCGGGGCAACCGGGAAGCTGACATTCGAAAGAACCTTATCCAACGAGGATACATCAAGGGTATCGTCGGCCTTCCGCCCAACCTGTTCTACGGCACCGGCATTCCTGCATGCATCCTGGTTTTAGACAAGGAAAGTGCCCATTCGCGTGGCGGTATCTTCATGATCGACGCAAGCAAGGGCTTCCGCAAGGACGGCAACAAGAACCGACTGCGGGCCCAGGACATCCACCGAATTGTCGACGTGTTCATCCGGCAGATTGAGTTGCCGCGTTACTCCCGCATGGTTCCGACGGCTGAGATCGCGAGCACTGCTAACGACTATAATCTCAACATTCCGCGCTATATCGATTCCAACGAGCCGGAAGATCTGCACGACCTCGACGCTCATCTGCGCGGCGGTATCCCGGACCGCGACCTCGACGCGCTCGGTGTCTACTGGGACGTGTTCCCCTCACTCCGCCGAACGTTGTTTGTCGGCAACGGCCGAGAAGGCTACAGCGAAAGTCGCATCGAGACGGGACAGGTGAAGGCAGCCATTCTCGATCACGAAGAATTTAGATCGTACCAGGCTCGTGTTTCAGTTGTTCTCGACGATTGGTGCAAGGCACACGAGGCCGTTCTGAAGGGACTGGAGACAGGTGCCAATCCCAGGGAAATCATTCGCACCCTGGCAGAGGATTTGCTGGCGCGTTTCGCCGACATGCCGCTGCTCGACCCGTACGACTTGTACCAGCGGTTGATGGATTATTGGGACGAGACGATGCAGGATGACGTGTACCTGATCACCACGGACGGTTGGAACGAGACCATCAGACCGCGTAGTATCATCGAAGACAATGGCCGAAAGATCAAAGAAGCGCCGGATCTCACGATCAAGCGCGTAAAGTACAAGATGGATTTGCTTCCTCCGGAGCTGATCGTTTCTCGGTACTTTGGCAGCCAACAGACTACTATCGAAACTCTGCAGGCGAAGCAAGAAATCGACAGCCGGGAACTGGAGGAGTTCGTTGAGGAGCATACTGGTGAAGAGGGGTTGCTAGCGGATGTCGTCAATGACAAGGGCAAAGTCACCAAAAGCAGTGTCACGCAACGGTTCAAGGCAATACAATTCGAGCCGGAGAGCGAGGAAGAACAAGATGCCCTAAAGCAATGCAGGACCTTGATCGAGGCCGTGATTAAGGTGACCAAGGCCGTTAAAGTCGCCCAAGAGCTTTTAGACGAGAAAGTGCTTTCCCGCTACACCACACTCACAGAAAATGAGATCAGAACGCTGGTGGTTGAGGACAAGTGGTTTGCGAGCATACGGGCCGCAATCGAGGATGAGGTGCAAGGGCTGACACAGCAGCTTGCTGGGCGTGTGACAGAACTGGAAGAACGCTACACTCGGCCACTGCCGGAGTTGGAACGGGATGTGGAGACGTTCGGCTCAACGGTCGAGGGGCACTTGAAGCGGATGGGAATTTCACTATGA
- a CDS encoding type II toxin-antitoxin system VapC family toxin: MILLDTNVVSEFTRPTPNLAVTNWIAEQSFSAVFLSAITEAELRYGVEILPMGRRRETLSIAIETLLQKVFVRRILPFDSDAARMYAKIAANRRAIGKPISDADCQLAAIARCHGAAVATRNVRDFEYCEIEVINPWSI; this comes from the coding sequence ATGATACTCCTCGATACAAACGTTGTATCAGAATTTACACGCCCAACACCCAATCTAGCCGTCACGAACTGGATTGCTGAACAATCCTTTTCAGCCGTATTCTTGTCGGCGATCACGGAAGCGGAATTACGGTATGGTGTGGAGATTCTACCAATGGGTAGGCGTCGTGAAACGCTAAGTATCGCAATAGAGACTCTGCTCCAGAAGGTTTTCGTGCGGCGCATCTTACCTTTTGACAGCGATGCTGCACGTATGTACGCGAAAATCGCTGCCAATCGACGAGCTATTGGGAAGCCTATAAGCGATGCAGATTGCCAGTTGGCAGCCATCGCAAGATGTCATGGAGCGGCAGTCGCAACACGTAATGTCAGAGATTTCGAATACTGCGAAATTGAGGTAATCAACCCTTGGTCCATTTGA
- a CDS encoding phytanoyl-CoA dioxygenase family protein: protein MTPHEQYLFDLQGFIAVPDALDAGQLAELNRILDEKIEEAMEPGATTHRFGFTLLDWGSAYQDLIDNPRIVPYLEHIVGPRFRLDHDYADIIRKGDGPIGTTLHGGAIPFDPLYSYTCVNQEIRCGLSVVAYNLKDVNPGDGGFGCVPGSHKSNFRFPDEWRNLKTDQPFIRAVTGKAGTAVIFTEALTHGTMPWHGDERRTLFYKYSPNSVSWYAEYYDAEKYEGLTDRQQKILEAPNARYGQRFKRGVVV, encoded by the coding sequence ATGACCCCCCACGAGCAATACCTCTTCGACCTTCAGGGCTTCATCGCGGTCCCTGACGCCCTCGACGCCGGACAACTCGCCGAGTTGAACCGCATCCTCGACGAAAAGATCGAGGAGGCCATGGAACCCGGCGCGACCACGCACCGTTTCGGCTTTACGCTGCTCGACTGGGGATCGGCCTACCAAGACCTGATCGACAACCCGCGCATCGTCCCCTACCTGGAGCACATCGTCGGACCGCGGTTTCGGCTGGACCACGATTACGCCGACATCATCCGGAAGGGCGACGGACCCATCGGCACGACCCTCCACGGCGGCGCCATCCCCTTCGACCCGCTGTATTCCTACACCTGCGTCAATCAGGAGATCCGGTGCGGCCTGTCCGTGGTCGCCTACAACCTGAAGGACGTGAACCCCGGCGACGGTGGCTTCGGCTGCGTGCCCGGCAGCCACAAGAGCAATTTCCGCTTCCCCGACGAGTGGCGCAACCTCAAGACCGACCAGCCCTTCATCCGCGCCGTGACCGGTAAGGCCGGCACCGCCGTCATCTTCACCGAGGCGTTGACCCACGGCACCATGCCCTGGCACGGCGACGAACGCCGCACCCTCTTCTACAAGTATTCTCCCAACTCGGTATCCTGGTACGCGGAGTACTACGACGCCGAAAAGTACGAGGGACTAACGGATCGGCAGCAGAAGATTCTCGAAGCGCCGAACGCGCGGTACGGGCAGCGGTTTAAGCGTGGGGTGGTGGTGTAG
- a CDS encoding plasmid stabilization protein produces MASMTIRNLSEDIKQRLRIQAAEHGHSMEEEAREILRTALSERDSPINLAQAIRACFEPLGGVELDIPPRKPMRDPPELG; encoded by the coding sequence ATGGCAAGTATGACAATTCGCAATCTGAGCGAAGACATCAAACAGCGACTACGCATCCAGGCGGCTGAGCATGGTCATTCCATGGAAGAAGAAGCCCGGGAGATCCTGCGAACGGCGCTGAGTGAACGCGACTCTCCAATAAACTTGGCACAAGCTATACGCGCTTGTTTTGAGCCGTTGGGTGGAGTGGAACTTGACATACCACCTCGCAAGCCGATGCGTGATCCTCCGGAGTTAGGTTGA